The sequence GTCGGGTCGGTCTCGAACCCGATGAACCGGTCCAGCGTGTACCAGGCGGGAGCCGGCAACGCGAAATCGTACGGGGCCGCGTTGGGCAGCGGCAGCCCGTGCAGCTCGGTGGCCTGGCGGATCTGCTCCCACACCGCGTGGGCGAGCTCGTCCCGCGAGCAGTCCGCGGGGCTCGTCTGACCTTCGAGGAACCAGTTGCCGATGTCCACGCTGAGCACCGCGCCGTAGCCGTTGCGGTCGAACGTGGGGGGCACGGCCCAGTACTGCTGGCTGTTGATGGCGGACAGGCCCCACGGCGCGTCGAGGAAATAGATGTAGCCCTCGGCGAGGCGGAAGGCGGCGGGGAAGAAGAACTGGATGCCGGTGAGCGTCTGGAAGCGGTCCCAGGGCACCTGGCCGGGGAACGCGTCCTTCACGCGCTCCTGTGGCTCACCCGTCTCGCGCGGCCTGACGGGGACCTTCGAGGTGAAGCCCCGCAGCTTCTCGATGACGCCGATGGGCTCCAGGTTCTGGGTCACCGTCTCGGCGGTCGCCGCGTCGGTGGCGATGATGTAGTAATCCACATCCTCCGTTGCGGGTGGCTCCACTTTAGGAGTGCCCACGGAGGAGTCGTAGACCACCGCGTCCGGCACATCCTTGAGCGCGTTCTTCGCCTGCCAGTAGGGCGTGAGCCTTCCCTTCTTGTCGAATAGCAGTCGAGTCAGCTTGCCCGCGTAGAACTCCACCTTGAGGTACTCGCGCAGGTAGCGGCGCCACGGGCGGAACCACGCCACGGTGGTGGGGCCGTTGAGGGTGCCGTCCGTCTTGGGCAGGGGCAGCAGGTTGTTGAGGTAGAGCTGCACCAGGGTGTTGCCGTTGGTGCGCGCATCACCCCACGTGCTGTCGAAGGCGGCGAGCACGCGTGGGGCGAACTGCATGTCGCGCTTGAAGGCGTCGCTGTACTGGTAGCGGCGGGTGTTCGCCTTCGCGTCGTAGCCCTCCAGGTACTCCCACCAGGAGAGCTTCTCGTACTCGGCCTTGCGGCGCTCCGAGCAGGTGGACATGTAGCGCCACAGGCGCAGGGTGAACTGCGCGGTGTCCGTGGCCGGGTAGCCCGAGTCGGCCAGGTCCCGCAGCTCCTGGAGCATCTCGACGGGGCGGGAGGGCGGCGCGCGGCGGAGGAAGCGGATGCGGCGGCCCTGCGCGGCGATGCCGTAGAAGCTGGAGGGGACGAGGTTGTCGTAGACGGTGCGGCCGGTGAGCCGGTTGTTCTCGTCGAGGATGGGGGTGTCCATCATCGTGGCGAAGAGGTGGCGGTAGTACGAGGGGAAGAAGCGGAAGCCGTGCTCGCCGGGCAGGAAGTGCACCAGCTCCAGCCACAAGCCCGTCCCGCCTGCCGGAGGAGGGAGCGGCTCCATGGCCTTCAGGTCCGCCTCGAGCTC comes from Pyxidicoccus parkwaysis and encodes:
- a CDS encoding NAD(P)-binding protein, coding for MKPQSTTAPAAGGTEGNPPARKGIARVHIYGGGIAGLTAAHELALRGFRVRVIEPAQECDETGQLEGLPLPVERRMAVGGLARTQFLRVNWGARGNFAPESDSTPESNRAFLPYRPDFDAGEGTSNVPTNVLELVQKFLRDCGFFNRGEGQGVLHVRLPSGVDEGQEAGQRLRRNAQALHRYMTTDPYPGVLKLDPERVILLDREEARELEADLKAMEPLPPPAGGTGLWLELVHFLPGEHGFRFFPSYYRHLFATMMDTPILDENNRLTGRTVYDNLVPSSFYGIAAQGRRIRFLRRAPPSRPVEMLQELRDLADSGYPATDTAQFTLRLWRYMSTCSERRKAEYEKLSWWEYLEGYDAKANTRRYQYSDAFKRDMQFAPRVLAAFDSTWGDARTNGNTLVQLYLNNLLPLPKTDGTLNGPTTVAWFRPWRRYLREYLKVEFYAGKLTRLLFDKKGRLTPYWQAKNALKDVPDAVVYDSSVGTPKVEPPATEDVDYYIIATDAATAETVTQNLEPIGVIEKLRGFTSKVPVRPRETGEPQERVKDAFPGQVPWDRFQTLTGIQFFFPAAFRLAEGYIYFLDAPWGLSAINSQQYWAVPPTFDRNGYGAVLSVDIGNWFLEGQTSPADCSRDELAHAVWEQIRQATELHGLPLPNAAPYDFALPAPAWYTLDRFIGFETDPTTRVERPKRNLAPYLIPIMGDWDNRPGTEPWDPLRPPPPPAQMPLSAALWQAAHGGYPVHWNKLVFAGTYLKTFTRMTTMEAANESARHAVNAIIDHYLFKHDLVPHPAPPAPVRNRILPLLGDREVIKDTPEFRMTPIGEYCHIWDPEQNELAELAPLRELDAKLYAMNMPHVWDVLRLEPLAMPFIPSPGTPGGMEPLLELLRKVREGLEKLLEGIPTGTKQTLW